A genome region from Polyodon spathula isolate WHYD16114869_AA chromosome 19, ASM1765450v1, whole genome shotgun sequence includes the following:
- the LOC121294516 gene encoding mucin-2: MPMPPTTTTAAPTTTTTTAAPTTTTTTAAPTTTTTTAAPTTTTTTAAPTTTTTTAASTTTTTTAAPTTTTTTAAPTTTTTTAAPTTTTTTAAPTTTTTTATPTTTTTTAAPTTTTTTATTPTTTTTTAAPTTTTTTATPTTTTTTATPTTTTTTAAPTTTTTTAAPTTTTTTATPTTTTTTAAPTTTTTTAAPTTTTTTAAPTTTTTTATPTTTTTTAAPTTTTTTAAPTTTTTTAAPTTTTTTAAPTTTTTTAAPTTTTTTAAPTTTTTTAAPTTTTTTAAPTTTTTTAAPTTTTTTAAPTTTTTTAAPTTTTTTAAPTTTTTTAAPTTTTTTAAPTTTTTTAAPTTTTTTATPTTTTTTATPTTTTTTAAPTTTTTTATPTTTTTTATPTTTTTTAAPTTTTTTAAPTTTTTTAAPTTTTTTAAPTTTTTTAAPTTTTTTAAPTTTTTTAAPTTTTTTAAPTTTTTTAAPTTTTTTAAPTTTTPTTTTTTAAPTTTTTTAAPTTTTTTAAPTTTTTTAAPTTTTTTAAPTTTTTTATPTTTTTTAAPTTTTTLPTTTTTTAAPTTTTTTAAPTTTTTTAAPTTTTTTAAPTTTTTTAAPTTTTAAPTTTTTTAAPTTTTTTAAPTTTTTTAAPTTTTTTAAPTTTTTTAAPTTTTTTAAPTTTTTTAAPTTTTTTAAPTTTTTTAAPTTTTTTAAPTTTTTTAAPTTTTTTAAPTTTTTTAAPTTTTTTAAPTTTTTTAAPTTTTTTATPTTTTTTAAPTTTTTTAALVSTTTTAVPTTTTTTATPTTTTTTAAPTTTTTTAAPTT; this comes from the exons ATGCCCATG cccccaactacaaccactgcagcccccactacaaccacaaccactgcagcccccactacaaccacaaccactgcagcccccactacaaccacaaccactgcagcccccactacaaccacaaccactgcagcccccactacaaccacaaccactgcagcctccactacaaccacaaccactgcagccccaactacaaccacaaccactgcagcccccactacaaccacaaccactgcagccccaactacaaccacaaccactgcagcccccactacaaccacaaccactgcaacccccactacaaccacaaccactgcagcccccactacaaccacaaccactgcaaccaccccaactacaaccacaaccactgcagccccaactacaaccacaaccactgcaaccccaactacaaccacaaccactgcaaccccaactacaaccacaaccactgcagccccaactacaaccacaaccactgcagccccaactacaaccacaaccactgcaaccccaactacaaccacaaccactgcagccccaactacaaccacaaccactgcagcccccactacaaccacaaccactgcagccccaact acaaccacaaccactgcaacccccactacaaccacaaccactgcagccccaactacaaccacaaccactgcagcccccactacaaccacaaccactgcagcccccactacaaccacaaccactgcagcccccactacaaccacaaccactgcagccccaactacaaccacaaccactgcagcccccactacaaccacaaccactgcagcccccactacaaccacaaccactgcagcccccactacaaccacaaccactgcagcccccactacaaccacaaccactgcagcccccactacaaccacaaccactgcagccccaactacaaccacaaccactgcagcccccactacaaccacaaccactgcagccccaactacaaccacaaccactgcagccccaactacaaccacaaccactgcagcccccactacaaccacaaccactgcaacccccactacaaccacaaccactgcaaccccaactacaaccacaaccactgcagcccccactacaaccacaaccactgcaacccccactacaaccacaaccactgcaacccccactacaaccacaaccactgcagcccccactacaaccacaaccactgcagccccaactacaaccacaaccactgcagcccccactacaaccacaaccactgcagccccaactacaaccacaaccactgcagcccccactacaaccacaaccactgcagcccccactacaaccacaaccactgcagcccccactacaaccacaaccactgcagccccaactacaaccacaaccactgcagccccaactacaaccacaaccactgcagccccaactacaacca cccccactacaaccacaaccactgcagcccccactacaaccacaaccactgcagcccccactacaaccacaaccactgcagcccccactacaaccacaaccactgcagccccaactacaaccacaaccactgcagccccaactacaaccacaaccactgcaacccccactacaaccacaaccactgcagcccccactacaaccacaacact ccctactacaaccacaaccactgcagccccaactacaaccacaaccactgcagcccccactacaaccacaaccactgcagcccccactacaaccacaaccactgcagccccaactacaaccacaaccactgcagccccaactaca accactgcagccccaactacaaccacaaccactgcagcccccactacaaccacaaccactgcagcccccactacaaccacaaccactgcagcccccactacaaccacaaccactgcagccccaactacaaccacaaccactgcagcccccactacaaccacaaccactgcagccccaactacaaccacaaccactgcagccccaactacaaccacaaccactgcagccccaactacaaccacaaccactgcagcccccactacaaccacaaccactgcagccccaactacaaccacaaccactgcagcccccactacaaccacaaccactgcagccccaactacaaccacaaccactgcagccccaactacaaccacaaccactgcagcccccactacaaccacaaccactgcagccccaactacaaccacaaccactgcaaccccaactacaaccacaaccactgcagcccccactacaaccacaaccactgccgCTCTAGTTtcaaccacaaccactgctgtcccaactacaaccacaaccactgcaacccccactacaaccacaaccactgcagcccccactacaaccacaaccactgcagcccccactaca
- the LOC121294517 gene encoding salivary glue protein Sgs-3-like, with product MPAQNYIHNHLRSHYNHNHCNPHYTHNHSPTTTNAAPTTTTTTAAPTTTTTTAASTTTTTTAAPTTTTTTTAAPTTTTTTAAPTTTTAAPT from the exons ATGCCAGCCCAAAACTACATACACAACCACCTGCGgtcccactacaaccacaaccactgcaacccccactaCACCCACAACCACT caccAACTACAACCaatgcagcccccactacaaccacaaccactgcagcccccactacaaccacaaccactgcagcctccactacaaccacaaccactgcagccccc actactacaaccacaaccactgcagccccaactacaaccacaaccactgcagccccaactacaaccactgcagccccaact